One part of the Leclercia sp. LSNIH1 genome encodes these proteins:
- a CDS encoding VOC family protein: protein MSVTGIEKLEFGVEDLTHCAKFMRDFGLTGDASGQRFTTLSGARVELNPIDSPDLPPAFEAGNTLRRMTWAVAAQSDLDALRPKLAQQPGFREVGDALECLDPNGMTLRVQVSQQTEVELNVEPINQWGDARRIDTPSPVYDRAQPINVGHVVFFVEELAAVEKFYREVLGFQVSDRYINRAVFLRCGVRGGHHNLFLLQLPNRKRGLNHVAFTVRDIHEVIGGGIAMNKNAWSTFIGPGRHPVSSAYFWYVNSPTGGAFEYYTNDDYLTENWQPRELEHSLVSFTEWAVEGGIDHDTRRQQKKPEAV from the coding sequence ATGAGTGTAACCGGAATTGAAAAGCTGGAATTTGGCGTTGAAGACCTGACGCACTGCGCCAAATTTATGCGTGATTTTGGCCTGACGGGCGATGCCAGCGGCCAGCGTTTTACCACCCTGAGCGGCGCGCGCGTGGAACTTAACCCGATCGACAGCCCCGACCTGCCCCCGGCGTTTGAAGCGGGCAACACCCTGCGCCGCATGACCTGGGCTGTTGCCGCACAGTCAGATCTGGATGCGCTGCGCCCGAAGCTTGCGCAGCAGCCCGGCTTTCGCGAAGTGGGTGACGCCCTGGAGTGTCTTGACCCGAACGGCATGACGCTGCGTGTGCAGGTCAGCCAGCAGACCGAAGTGGAGCTAAACGTTGAGCCGATCAACCAGTGGGGCGACGCTCGACGTATCGACACCCCCAGCCCGGTTTACGATCGCGCCCAGCCCATTAACGTGGGGCACGTGGTGTTCTTCGTGGAGGAGCTCGCGGCGGTGGAGAAATTCTACCGCGAGGTGCTCGGCTTCCAGGTCTCTGACCGCTACATCAACCGCGCTGTGTTCCTGCGCTGCGGCGTGCGCGGCGGCCATCACAACCTGTTCCTGCTGCAGCTGCCGAACCGTAAGCGCGGCCTGAACCACGTGGCCTTTACCGTGCGCGATATTCACGAAGTGATCGGCGGCGGGATTGCGATGAACAAAAACGCCTGGAGCACATTTATCGGACCCGGCCGCCATCCGGTGTCGTCAGCCTACTTCTGGTACGTCAACAGCCCGACCGGCGGGGCGTTCGAGTATTACACCAATGACGACTACCTGACGGAAAACTGGCAGCCGCGCGAGCTGGAGCATTCGCTGGTCTCCTTTACCGAGTGGGCGGTGGAAGGCGGGATCGACCACGATACGCGCCGCCAGCAGAAAAAACCGGAGGCGGTATGA
- a CDS encoding IclR family transcriptional regulator yields the protein MANDQEVKYLVPGLERGLQLLLAFGEQHRELTFAELHRLVDMPKATAYRVVQTLEYMGFLERNTRTNTFSLGMNVLRLGFEYIASLDVAQVGQPVIEQLRDVSQCSSHLAIRDGRDIIYIARVSAAGSRINQVSIGTRLPVHCTSLGRMLLTDISRADFEQLFPHERLPGNTPGQLHDREALWQMVQQDKARGYVIGESFFRHGISSIVYPVFDRSHRVAAVVSILVPSEEIPQADRERLQNEVRLAADKISGFLGYLSQAS from the coding sequence ATGGCAAACGATCAGGAAGTGAAGTATCTGGTACCGGGGCTGGAGCGTGGCCTGCAGCTGCTGTTGGCCTTTGGCGAGCAGCATCGCGAACTGACCTTTGCCGAGCTTCACCGGCTGGTGGATATGCCGAAGGCCACCGCCTACCGGGTGGTGCAGACCCTGGAGTATATGGGCTTTCTGGAGCGCAATACCCGTACCAATACCTTCTCGCTCGGCATGAACGTGCTGCGTCTGGGCTTTGAGTACATCGCCTCGCTGGATGTGGCGCAGGTGGGTCAGCCGGTGATTGAGCAACTGCGCGACGTGAGCCAGTGCAGCAGCCATCTGGCGATCCGCGACGGGCGCGACATCATCTACATCGCCCGCGTCAGCGCCGCCGGATCACGCATCAACCAGGTCAGCATTGGCACCCGTTTGCCGGTGCACTGCACCTCGCTTGGCCGCATGTTATTGACCGATATTTCCCGCGCCGATTTCGAACAGCTGTTCCCGCACGAGCGCCTGCCGGGCAACACACCGGGTCAGCTTCACGACCGTGAAGCCCTGTGGCAGATGGTGCAGCAGGATAAAGCCCGCGGATACGTGATCGGTGAATCCTTCTTCCGCCACGGTATCTCCTCCATCGTTTATCCGGTGTTTGACCGAAGCCATCGCGTGGCGGCGGTAGTGAGCATTCTGGTGCCGTCGGAAGAGATCCCACAGGCCGACCGCGAGCGACTGCAAAACGAGGTTCGTCTGGCGGCGGACAAAATTTCTGGCTTCTTAGGGTATTTATCACAGGCCAGTTAA
- a CDS encoding SDR family oxidoreductase, giving the protein MNGLLSGKRIVVTGAARGLGYHFASACAEQGAAVVMCDILEGELAESAHALRAQGFTIESHVIDLADPASIEQVFNAIGEQGQIDGLVNNAAMATGVGGKNMLDYDPELWDRVMRVNVKGTWLVTRAAVPLLREGAGIVNVASDTALWGAPRLMAYVASKGAVIAMTRSMARELGEKRIRINAIAPGLTRVEATEYVPAERHQLYENGRALTGAQLPEDVTGSVVWLLSDLSRFITGQLIPVNGGFVFN; this is encoded by the coding sequence ATGAACGGGCTGTTGAGCGGAAAACGCATCGTTGTAACCGGTGCCGCGCGCGGGCTGGGCTATCACTTCGCCAGCGCCTGCGCGGAGCAGGGTGCCGCGGTGGTGATGTGCGACATCCTCGAAGGTGAGCTGGCCGAAAGCGCACACGCTCTGCGGGCACAGGGTTTTACGATCGAATCGCACGTTATCGATCTCGCCGATCCGGCCTCTATTGAGCAGGTGTTCAACGCGATTGGCGAGCAGGGGCAGATTGATGGGCTGGTGAATAACGCGGCGATGGCGACCGGCGTGGGCGGCAAAAATATGCTCGATTACGACCCGGAGCTGTGGGACCGGGTAATGCGCGTGAACGTTAAAGGCACCTGGCTGGTGACGCGGGCCGCCGTACCCCTTCTGCGCGAGGGGGCGGGGATCGTGAACGTGGCGTCCGACACCGCCCTGTGGGGCGCGCCGCGCCTGATGGCCTACGTCGCCAGCAAAGGGGCCGTGATTGCCATGACCCGCTCAATGGCGCGCGAACTCGGTGAAAAGCGTATCCGGATCAACGCCATCGCGCCGGGACTGACCCGCGTCGAGGCCACCGAATATGTGCCCGCCGAGCGGCATCAGCTTTACGAAAACGGCCGTGCATTAACGGGCGCGCAGCTGCCGGAAGATGTCACCGGCAGCGTGGTCTGGCTGTTAAGCGATCTGTCGCGGTTTATCACCGGGCAGCTGATCCCGGTCAACGGCGGTTTTGTCTTTAACTAA
- a CDS encoding aromatic ring-hydroxylating oxygenase subunit alpha, which translates to MTTTVQNYLDKGLRGLWYPVLASWEVQSAPVGITRLGEQIVVWRNKDGQVQALEDRCPHRGARLSMGWNLGDRIACWYHGVEVAGNGEVKDVPAVDKCPLVGQQCVRSYNVQEAHGAIFLWFGVTADQQPDELTFPDELADMENFSNFLCTAGWKCNYQYALENVMDPMHGTYLHSSSHSMAEGDRKADMVLQPTKTGFIFEKKGQSGVNFDWVELGNSGTCWMRLSIPYRKRFGPGGHFFIVGMVVPEDNDNCRVFFWRIRRVQGWQRDMWRFMYRNRLEKLHWEVLEQDRVVLESMAPNARDHEYLYQHDVGLSRLRRMMQKAAKEQLAMRDAQQGAA; encoded by the coding sequence ATGACGACTACCGTACAAAACTATCTCGATAAAGGTCTGCGCGGCCTCTGGTATCCGGTGCTGGCGAGCTGGGAAGTGCAGTCTGCACCGGTGGGCATTACCCGCCTGGGGGAGCAGATTGTGGTCTGGCGCAACAAAGACGGCCAGGTCCAGGCGCTGGAGGACCGCTGTCCGCACCGCGGCGCGCGCCTGTCGATGGGCTGGAATCTCGGGGACCGCATCGCCTGCTGGTATCACGGCGTGGAAGTGGCAGGCAATGGCGAAGTGAAAGATGTGCCTGCGGTGGACAAATGTCCGCTGGTCGGCCAGCAGTGCGTACGCAGCTATAACGTGCAGGAGGCGCACGGCGCCATCTTCCTGTGGTTCGGTGTCACCGCCGATCAGCAGCCGGACGAACTGACCTTCCCGGATGAACTCGCCGACATGGAAAATTTCAGCAACTTCCTCTGCACCGCCGGGTGGAAATGCAATTACCAGTACGCGCTGGAAAACGTGATGGACCCGATGCACGGCACCTATCTGCACTCCTCCTCGCACTCAATGGCGGAAGGGGACCGCAAGGCCGACATGGTGCTCCAGCCGACCAAAACCGGCTTCATCTTTGAGAAAAAAGGGCAGAGCGGCGTTAACTTCGACTGGGTGGAGCTGGGCAACAGCGGCACCTGCTGGATGCGCCTCTCCATTCCTTACAGGAAGCGTTTCGGGCCGGGCGGCCACTTCTTTATCGTCGGTATGGTGGTACCGGAAGATAACGACAACTGCCGCGTCTTCTTCTGGCGCATCCGCCGCGTGCAGGGCTGGCAGCGCGATATGTGGCGCTTTATGTACCGTAACCGCCTGGAAAAACTGCACTGGGAAGTGCTGGAGCAGGATCGTGTGGTGCTGGAAAGCATGGCGCCAAACGCCCGCGACCATGAATACCTCTACCAGCATGACGTTGGTCTCTCCCGCCTGCGCCGCATGATGCAAAAAGCTGCGAAAGAGCAGCTGGCGATGCGCGACGCGCAGCAGGGAGCCGCCTGA
- a CDS encoding recombinase-like helix-turn-helix domain-containing protein — protein sequence MSDILNFNPALPESRQFTPPAEGGNGAIHKPGEYQNLIWQTRSRVPENWEMSLIATLEDLFEQGIETLPELVKGLNAVRMHDQQGEPWSDASFQAFLQVNGY from the coding sequence ATGAGCGACATCCTGAACTTCAACCCGGCGCTGCCCGAAAGCCGCCAGTTTACGCCCCCGGCAGAAGGCGGGAACGGCGCCATTCATAAACCGGGCGAGTACCAGAACCTGATCTGGCAGACCCGCAGCCGGGTGCCGGAAAACTGGGAAATGAGCCTTATCGCCACGCTGGAAGATCTCTTTGAGCAGGGCATTGAAACCTTACCGGAGCTGGTGAAGGGGCTGAACGCGGTGCGGATGCACGATCAGCAGGGCGAGCCGTGGAGCGACGCCAGCTTCCAGGCATTCTTACAGGTTAACGGCTACTGA
- a CDS encoding Rieske (2Fe-2S) protein, with protein sequence MSWIGVCDAEQVQEDFPFSGNVEGKEIGVYLIDGEYYALEDVCPHAYALLSQGFVEDGKVECPLHEAVFDVKTGQCLHGPGGRNLNRYPVRVFENQIQITFVEETVA encoded by the coding sequence ATGAGCTGGATAGGCGTATGTGACGCAGAACAAGTACAGGAAGATTTCCCTTTTAGCGGCAACGTCGAAGGCAAAGAGATCGGCGTTTATTTGATTGACGGCGAATATTACGCGCTGGAAGACGTGTGCCCGCACGCTTATGCCTTGCTGAGCCAGGGCTTCGTGGAAGATGGCAAAGTGGAGTGCCCGCTGCATGAGGCGGTGTTTGACGTCAAAACCGGCCAGTGTCTGCATGGCCCCGGTGGTCGCAACCTCAACCGCTACCCGGTTCGGGTCTTTGAAAATCAAATCCAGATTACTTTTGTCGAGGAGACCGTGGCATGA
- a CDS encoding MFS transporter has protein sequence MTARWQGTIALLFLIIISYVDRVNISVMILNPEFAEHFQLNENRMLQGMLMTCFLLGYGFSALLLTPVIESKLHYRQGLLSSIAIWALVCAVSPLLGSLMGMLIARLVLGIAEGPLFSLKTRFISDNFSAEEIGKPNAVTALGVSLGLAVGFPLVTWLMAHLGWAGSFYALAAINLLLGGGLIWRFLPAPRGAVKMKKPGFVETFTLAWQTPLLGWILLVEIATLSYLWGSSAWLPAWLRDEHHFSLHATGWLAAIPFLLSLGSKFLGGVLLDKMRPDQAPVLFVVGGALTALSVVALMLSHQPVWLALFMLSANIFWGLQGAAIPAVIQHHAAREVVGSAYGIINGIGNICAAFIPLLMGMVMKSAGSVSSGFSVLVASQVITLLAGGMLLLRMRRAAALSA, from the coding sequence ATGACGGCAAGATGGCAAGGCACAATTGCACTGTTATTTCTCATTATTATTTCCTACGTTGACCGGGTAAATATTTCGGTGATGATTTTAAATCCGGAATTTGCCGAACATTTTCAGTTAAATGAAAACAGAATGTTACAAGGAATGTTAATGACCTGCTTTCTGCTGGGTTATGGATTCTCGGCTTTATTATTAACACCGGTTATCGAAAGCAAACTGCATTATCGGCAGGGGTTGTTAAGCAGCATTGCGATCTGGGCCCTGGTCTGCGCTGTTTCGCCATTACTGGGCTCGCTAATGGGGATGCTTATCGCCCGCCTGGTATTGGGCATTGCCGAAGGTCCGCTCTTTTCCCTGAAAACGCGCTTTATAAGCGATAACTTCAGCGCGGAAGAGATAGGCAAACCCAACGCCGTCACCGCGCTGGGCGTCTCGCTCGGGCTGGCGGTGGGCTTTCCGCTCGTCACCTGGCTGATGGCACATCTGGGCTGGGCGGGTTCGTTCTATGCGCTGGCGGCAATCAATCTGCTGCTGGGTGGCGGGTTAATCTGGCGCTTCCTGCCCGCACCGCGTGGTGCGGTGAAGATGAAAAAACCAGGATTTGTCGAAACCTTTACCCTCGCCTGGCAAACGCCGCTGCTGGGCTGGATTTTACTGGTTGAAATCGCCACCCTGAGCTATCTCTGGGGAAGCAGTGCCTGGCTGCCCGCGTGGCTGCGGGATGAACACCATTTCTCCCTTCACGCGACGGGCTGGCTTGCGGCGATCCCTTTCCTGCTGAGCCTGGGTTCAAAGTTCCTGGGTGGTGTACTGCTCGATAAAATGCGCCCGGACCAGGCTCCGGTACTCTTTGTTGTGGGCGGCGCGTTGACCGCGTTGTCAGTGGTCGCCCTGATGCTCAGCCATCAGCCGGTATGGCTGGCGCTGTTTATGCTTTCCGCCAATATCTTTTGGGGGCTTCAGGGGGCCGCCATTCCTGCCGTGATCCAGCATCACGCCGCACGAGAAGTGGTGGGCAGCGCCTACGGGATCATTAATGGGATTGGCAATATCTGCGCGGCGTTTATTCCGCTGCTGATGGGGATGGTGATGAAATCGGCCGGGTCGGTCAGTTCCGGTTTTTCGGTGCTGGTGGCGTCGCAGGTTATCACTCTGCTGGCCGGAGGAATGTTGCTGCTGCGCATGCGTCGCGCAGCAGCACTCAGCGCGTAA
- the speB gene encoding agmatinase translates to MSTLGHQYDNSLVSNAFGFLRLPMNFQPYDSDADWVITGVPFDMATSGRAGGRHGPAAIRQVSTNLAWEHNRFPWNFDMRERLNVVDCGDLVYAFGDAREMSEKLQAHAEKLLAAGKRMLSFGGDHFVTLPLLRAHAKHFGKMALVHFDAHTDTYANGCEFDHGTMFFTAPKEGLIDPNHSVQIGIRTEFDKDNGFTVLDACQVNDRGVDDIIAQVKQIVGDMPVYLTFDIDCLDPAFAPGTGTPVIGGLTSDRAIKLVRGLKDLNIVGMDVVEVAPAYDQSEITALAAATLALEMLYIQAAKKGE, encoded by the coding sequence ATGAGCACCTTAGGTCACCAGTACGACAACTCGTTAGTTTCCAATGCCTTTGGTTTTCTACGCCTTCCGATGAACTTCCAGCCTTACGACAGCGATGCGGACTGGGTGATCACCGGCGTACCATTTGATATGGCGACATCCGGTCGTGCCGGTGGCCGTCATGGCCCGGCGGCCATTCGTCAGGTTTCCACCAACCTCGCCTGGGAGCATAACCGCTTCCCGTGGAACTTCGACATGCGCGAGCGCCTGAACGTCGTGGACTGCGGTGACCTGGTGTATGCCTTCGGCGACGCGCGTGAAATGAGTGAAAAACTGCAGGCGCACGCAGAAAAACTGCTGGCTGCCGGCAAGCGCATGCTCTCCTTCGGTGGTGACCACTTCGTGACGCTGCCCCTGCTGCGCGCCCACGCGAAACACTTCGGTAAGATGGCGCTGGTGCATTTCGATGCGCATACCGACACCTACGCGAACGGCTGTGAATTTGACCACGGCACCATGTTCTTCACCGCGCCGAAGGAAGGTCTGATCGATCCGAACCACTCCGTACAGATCGGCATCCGTACCGAATTCGACAAAGATAACGGCTTCACCGTGCTGGACGCCTGCCAGGTGAACGATCGCGGCGTGGATGACATCATCGCCCAGGTTAAGCAGATCGTCGGTGATATGCCGGTCTACCTGACCTTCGACATCGACTGCCTGGATCCAGCCTTTGCCCCAGGTACCGGCACCCCGGTAATTGGCGGCCTGACCTCAGACCGCGCCATCAAACTGGTGCGCGGCCTGAAGGATCTGAACATCGTCGGTATGGACGTCGTTGAAGTGGCCCCTGCCTATGACCAGTCCGAGATCACTGCGCTGGCCGCAGCGACCCTGGCGCTGGAGATGCTCTACATCCAGGCAGCGAAAAAAGGCGAGTAA
- a CDS encoding sugar phosphate isomerase/epimerase family protein produces the protein MITFSATLTCRYETLFSPFTPQDFEQGLAWLAQSGFDAAELCINDYEGMEVSWLKKRLDDYRLGCTTIATGQARKRDGLSLLSSDRAVVLRTQQRLAEHIDAAAQLSSHVTIGSLRATDRVLSQTEYMHALAEAMAPCVEQAKRCGVTLVLEALNRYEIAHLHSAADMMAFISFCDAPENVGVLWDIFHANIEDRDFTDAIALLGSRLRHVHFADSNRAFPGYGHLPIDDIYLALKAANYQGAVSLECLCQPSTATLIKEAGPLIDRLRRL, from the coding sequence ACCTTTAGCGCAACGCTAACCTGCCGTTATGAAACGCTTTTTTCGCCTTTTACCCCGCAGGACTTTGAGCAGGGGCTGGCGTGGCTGGCGCAAAGCGGCTTCGACGCCGCCGAACTGTGCATCAATGATTATGAAGGCATGGAGGTCTCATGGCTGAAAAAGCGGCTGGATGATTACCGGCTGGGGTGTACGACTATTGCCACGGGCCAGGCCCGCAAGCGCGATGGCCTCTCTTTACTTTCCAGCGACAGGGCGGTGGTTTTGCGTACTCAACAGCGCCTGGCGGAACATATTGACGCCGCCGCGCAGCTGTCGAGCCATGTCACCATAGGCTCATTGCGCGCAACGGACAGGGTGCTGAGTCAAACCGAGTATATGCATGCGCTGGCGGAGGCGATGGCGCCGTGCGTGGAGCAGGCGAAGCGGTGCGGCGTGACGCTGGTCCTTGAAGCCCTCAATCGCTATGAAATAGCGCACCTGCACAGCGCGGCGGATATGATGGCGTTTATAAGCTTCTGCGACGCACCGGAAAATGTCGGCGTGTTATGGGATATTTTCCATGCCAATATTGAGGATCGCGATTTCACCGACGCGATAGCCTTGCTGGGCTCCCGGCTGCGGCATGTGCATTTTGCCGACTCTAACCGGGCGTTTCCGGGGTATGGCCATTTGCCGATTGACGACATCTATCTGGCGCTAAAAGCGGCCAACTATCAGGGGGCGGTTTCGCTGGAGTGTTTGTGCCAGCCGTCAACGGCAACGCTGATTAAGGAGGCCGGTCCGCTGATCGACCGGTTGCGTCGCTTATAA